A single region of the Streptomyces sp. NBC_01803 genome encodes:
- a CDS encoding Rieske (2Fe-2S) protein — MTTTPQHRQALCRRTVLAATAASAGTLALTACGDDGGSEGETAPGSGPIAALVDVPVGEAVAVTTPNGAEALLFRSDETTVAAFSAICTHAGCGVQPDGDRLHCPCHDSVFDAATGERLEGPADAPLPPIRVRIEDDQVIVE; from the coding sequence ATGACAACGACCCCACAGCACCGGCAGGCCCTGTGCCGCCGCACCGTTCTCGCCGCCACGGCCGCCTCCGCCGGGACCCTCGCCCTCACCGCGTGCGGCGACGACGGCGGCTCGGAGGGCGAGACCGCCCCCGGCTCCGGACCGATCGCCGCTCTCGTCGACGTGCCGGTCGGCGAGGCCGTCGCCGTGACGACCCCGAACGGCGCGGAAGCGCTGCTCTTCCGGAGCGACGAGACGACGGTCGCCGCGTTCAGCGCGATCTGCACGCACGCGGGCTGCGGCGTGCAGCCGGACGGTGACCGCCTGCACTGTCCGTGCCACGACTCGGTCTTCGACGCCGCCACCGGGGAGCGTCTCGAAGGTCCGGCCGACGCGCCGCTGCCGCCCATCCGCGTGCGGATCGAGGATGACCAGGTGATCGTGGAGTAA
- a CDS encoding anti-sigma factor family protein, which translates to MSADPFAMYDGPYVLGALSPQERAAFEEHLRGCETCARAVGELAGLPGLLGQAAPGDGKLTRNAEPPPAALLPALLARVARERRRRRVLTVLSAAAVALAACLALVFTLTSALGNSGSQDGSGTGERPGIAMTPLGDWPVSAIVEIGPVATGGGTRVAMECTYGGDRAGDYVLVAIGRDGTMEELARWHALPRDTARLAVSTPLPRADLLSLEIRTPGGLPVLRSSL; encoded by the coding sequence ATGAGCGCGGATCCGTTCGCGATGTATGACGGGCCGTACGTGCTCGGCGCGCTCTCCCCGCAGGAGCGGGCCGCGTTCGAGGAGCACCTGCGCGGCTGCGAGACCTGCGCGCGGGCGGTGGGGGAGCTGGCCGGGCTGCCCGGCCTGCTCGGCCAGGCGGCGCCGGGGGACGGGAAGTTGACGCGGAACGCGGAGCCGCCGCCCGCCGCGCTGCTGCCCGCGCTGCTGGCGCGGGTCGCCCGGGAGCGCCGGCGGCGGCGCGTGCTGACCGTGCTGTCAGCCGCGGCGGTCGCGCTGGCGGCGTGCCTGGCCCTGGTGTTCACCCTCACGAGTGCCTTGGGGAACTCCGGCTCCCAGGACGGCTCCGGCACCGGCGAGCGCCCGGGGATCGCGATGACGCCGCTCGGGGACTGGCCGGTGAGCGCCATCGTCGAGATCGGCCCGGTGGCGACCGGTGGCGGGACGCGGGTGGCGATGGAATGTACCTACGGCGGCGACCGGGCAGGCGACTATGTGCTGGTCGCGATAGGCCGGGACGGCACCATGGAGGAGCTCGCCCGCTGGCACGCGCTTCCCCGGGACACGGCACGGCTGGCCGTGAGCACGCCGCTGCCGCGCGCGGATCTCCTGTCGCTGGAGATCAGGACCCCGGGCGGACTTCCGGTGCTGCGGTCCAGCCTTTAG
- a CDS encoding PAS domain-containing protein, translated as MSSRPARGAARLAAILDALPDALLLVNGNGTVVNANAIAVETLEVPGAPLIGRGLLDIVPDFDPRRIPGSMRRPEEDPGVRTKPTRMVARRTDGVELPVEVTSAGLGAGRAPYASAIEAAFADDHTGEELLVLIIRDLSEALDTEAELVRQQRQTEMILRAASEGVVGVDTAGRIVLVNPAAAQVLGHRASQLGGQELHPLVQHSRADGTPLAFEETPLHDTLTSGRKHRVRGQVLWTKDGRAVPVDLTTAPVRDGDQLVGAVLAFTDRRAYDALAARHAQLLSVLRESLRGPLDQLRTELSALAADPAGQLWPEANQVLHHLAAGYARMTTLVDNVLSYQRLDEGREKLSFKRISLDTVVSAGVEGATELIGPGRAQFAVHAPPIEAEVDPERMAQALAHLIAAVAGVDSTGQAVPAALSPGADSTIVVAAAQRGDVVRIEVRGPFPGGDPVHEPIVRGIVRQHGGVLQTHEVGGSSAYVLEVPVLAAGGTAPRAAPARDASGDTTVMPVPAQPVRGTTKAPMAIEPVPDTPTGRRRRHSGAAAPVPDLGPAPGPGQDPSQGQGQEFGPGHGRRRRALGPAEEAPGPVLGPVPAPAQPAAQPAPPTPEIAPGTTPETTPEPTGRRRRATAQEPLALSPAAADQQAPATPAAPTGAAALEPAVPQTAQQQPTGPATGPATETDPEESDEPQVVEHTVVAASPILDGTAPPVPPRRQPRALPMPGSERAKAAPRVSGVSVQTLGQGVPIGPHLSQPQTQPQPGPQPGQAPRTAPAAPGAQASPPPMPVRRRKLATPPADDPRGAAPGGRQDSQGRGRQFAIGAPALGAAEGPEPLDGPNGAIEVTEAHTSGRGLRSLPAPADDELPPEPLDNPRRLLVWPEPDVSTQQALTDRGYRPVIVNSREEVDAQIAAYPAALFVDPLTGPITRTALQSLRMAAVAAEVPVLVTAGLGQASREAAYGADPAVLLKALAPRDSEQHPPRVLLVEEQQAIANALAVSLERRGMQAAHAASDAEAMEVAAQIRPNLVVMDLNQVRRRRTGIIDWLRVNGLLNRTPFVVYTAAEMDPSQLPLLASGETVLFLAERSTNPEVQSRIVDLLTKIGAH; from the coding sequence GTGAGCAGCAGGCCAGCGAGGGGCGCTGCTCGCCTCGCCGCCATACTCGACGCGCTGCCTGACGCGCTGTTGCTCGTCAACGGCAACGGCACCGTCGTCAACGCGAACGCCATCGCCGTGGAGACGCTGGAGGTGCCGGGCGCTCCCCTCATCGGTCGCGGCCTGCTCGACATCGTTCCCGATTTCGACCCACGCCGGATTCCCGGCTCCATGCGCCGCCCGGAGGAGGACCCCGGTGTCCGGACCAAGCCGACCCGGATGGTGGCACGCCGCACCGACGGCGTCGAACTGCCCGTCGAGGTGACCAGCGCCGGCCTCGGCGCGGGTCGCGCGCCGTACGCCTCCGCGATCGAGGCGGCGTTCGCGGACGACCACACCGGTGAGGAACTGCTGGTGCTGATCATCCGTGATCTCTCCGAGGCCCTGGACACCGAGGCCGAGCTGGTCCGGCAGCAGCGGCAGACGGAGATGATCCTGCGCGCCGCCTCCGAGGGCGTGGTCGGTGTGGACACCGCCGGCCGGATCGTGCTGGTCAACCCCGCGGCGGCGCAGGTCCTCGGACACCGCGCCAGCCAGCTCGGCGGCCAGGAGCTCCACCCGCTGGTGCAGCACTCGCGGGCGGACGGCACCCCGTTGGCGTTCGAGGAGACCCCGCTCCACGACACGCTCACCTCCGGCCGCAAGCACCGGGTGCGCGGGCAGGTGCTGTGGACGAAGGACGGCCGGGCGGTGCCGGTCGATCTGACCACCGCGCCGGTGCGGGATGGGGACCAGCTGGTCGGCGCGGTCCTCGCGTTCACCGACCGCCGCGCCTACGACGCGCTCGCCGCCCGCCACGCGCAGCTCCTGTCGGTGCTGCGCGAGAGCCTGCGCGGGCCGCTCGACCAGCTCCGCACGGAGCTGTCGGCGCTGGCCGCCGACCCCGCCGGGCAGTTGTGGCCCGAGGCGAACCAGGTGCTGCACCATCTCGCCGCCGGATACGCCCGGATGACGACGCTGGTCGACAACGTGCTCAGCTATCAGCGGCTCGACGAGGGCCGGGAGAAGCTGTCGTTCAAACGGATCTCGCTGGACACCGTCGTCTCGGCGGGCGTTGAGGGCGCCACCGAGCTGATCGGGCCGGGGCGCGCGCAGTTCGCGGTGCACGCTCCGCCGATCGAGGCGGAGGTCGACCCGGAGCGGATGGCGCAGGCGCTGGCGCATCTCATCGCGGCCGTCGCCGGGGTGGACTCCACCGGGCAGGCCGTTCCCGCCGCGCTGTCGCCGGGCGCCGACTCCACGATCGTGGTGGCGGCGGCGCAGCGCGGCGACGTGGTGCGGATCGAGGTGCGCGGGCCGTTTCCGGGCGGCGATCCGGTGCACGAGCCGATCGTGCGCGGCATCGTCCGGCAGCACGGCGGTGTGTTGCAGACGCACGAGGTGGGCGGTTCGTCCGCGTATGTGCTGGAGGTGCCGGTGCTGGCGGCCGGGGGAACGGCTCCCCGGGCCGCCCCAGCGCGCGACGCGAGCGGTGACACGACGGTGATGCCCGTTCCGGCGCAGCCCGTTCGGGGGACGACGAAGGCGCCGATGGCCATAGAACCGGTGCCCGACACCCCGACCGGGCGGCGGCGCCGGCACTCCGGCGCGGCGGCTCCCGTGCCGGACCTCGGCCCCGCACCGGGGCCGGGGCAGGATCCGAGCCAGGGGCAGGGGCAGGAGTTCGGCCCCGGACACGGTCGTCGGCGGCGGGCGCTCGGGCCGGCCGAGGAGGCGCCGGGGCCCGTGCTCGGACCGGTGCCGGCACCGGCACAACCGGCCGCGCAGCCCGCACCACCCACGCCCGAGATCGCGCCCGGGACCACGCCCGAGACCACGCCCGAGCCGACCGGGCGGCGTCGGCGGGCGACCGCGCAGGAGCCACTCGCGCTCAGCCCGGCGGCGGCGGACCAGCAGGCTCCGGCCACCCCCGCCGCTCCGACGGGCGCCGCCGCCCTCGAACCCGCCGTCCCGCAGACGGCACAGCAGCAGCCCACCGGCCCCGCCACCGGCCCCGCCACCGAGACCGACCCCGAGGAGAGCGACGAGCCGCAAGTCGTCGAACACACCGTCGTCGCGGCCAGCCCGATCCTGGACGGCACCGCCCCGCCCGTTCCCCCGCGTCGGCAGCCCCGCGCGCTGCCGATGCCCGGCAGTGAGCGGGCGAAGGCCGCCCCGCGCGTCTCCGGCGTCAGTGTGCAGACCCTCGGCCAGGGGGTCCCGATCGGCCCGCACCTGTCCCAGCCCCAGACCCAGCCGCAGCCGGGGCCGCAGCCGGGGCAGGCGCCGCGGACTGCCCCGGCGGCACCGGGCGCGCAGGCGTCCCCGCCGCCGATGCCGGTCCGGCGCCGCAAGCTGGCGACGCCGCCCGCCGACGACCCGCGCGGCGCGGCACCCGGCGGACGGCAGGATTCGCAGGGCCGCGGCCGTCAGTTCGCGATCGGCGCGCCCGCGCTCGGCGCCGCCGAGGGCCCCGAGCCGCTGGACGGGCCGAACGGCGCGATCGAGGTCACCGAGGCGCACACGAGCGGACGCGGGCTGCGGAGCCTGCCCGCCCCGGCCGACGACGAGCTGCCACCGGAGCCGCTGGACAACCCGAGGCGGCTGCTGGTCTGGCCCGAGCCCGATGTCTCCACGCAGCAGGCGCTGACCGACCGCGGCTACCGGCCGGTGATCGTGAACTCGCGGGAGGAGGTCGACGCGCAGATCGCCGCCTACCCGGCCGCGCTCTTCGTCGACCCGCTGACCGGGCCGATCACGCGCACCGCGCTCCAGTCGCTGCGGATGGCTGCGGTGGCGGCCGAGGTGCCCGTCCTGGTGACGGCCGGTCTGGGCCAGGCGAGCCGCGAGGCCGCGTACGGCGCGGACCCGGCCGTGCTCCTCAAAGCCCTGGCGCCCAGGGACAGCGAGCAGCACCCGCCACGGGTGCTCCTGGTCGAGGAGCAGCAGGCGATCGCCAACGCGCTGGCCGTCTCGCTGGAACGGCGCGGCATGCAGGCCGCGCACGCCGCCTCCGACGCCGAGGCGATGGAGGTGGCGGCGCAGATCCGGCCGAACCTGGTGGTCATGGACCTCAACCAGGTCCGGCGCCGACGGACCGGGATCATCGACTGGCTGCGGGTGAACGGGCTGCTGAACCGCACGCCGTTCGTCGTCTACACAGCCGCCGAGATGGACCCGAGCCAGCTGCCGCTGCTGGCCTCGGGGGAGACGGTGCTCTTCCTCGCGGAGCGCTCCACCAACCCCGAGGTGCAGTCCCGGATCGTCGACCTGCTGACCAAGATCGGCGCCCACTGA
- a CDS encoding long-chain fatty acid--CoA ligase has translation MFGMMQDTPLLVSRILRHGSTVHARSRITTWTGDGPPHRRTFAEAGERSAQLAHALADEFGIRDGDRVATLMWNNAEHLEAYFAIPSMGAVLHTLNLRLPPEQLTFIVNHAADRVILVNGTLLPLLAPLLPGLPRVEHVVVVGPGDAAALRDAAAGTGAAVHEYEALIAGRATSYDWPELDERTAAALCYTSGTTSDPKGVLYTHRSIYLHSMQVNAAQSMGLTDADTTLPVVPMFHVNAWGIPHAVFMSGTGLLMPDRFLQPGPLADMIATERPSHAAAVPTIWQGLLAELAANPRDISSMARVTIGGSACPPALMKAFDERHGVRLCHAWGMTETSPLGTTSNPPPGLTPEEEWPYRVTQGRFPAGVEARLTGPDGSFLPWDGVSAGELEVRGPWIAAAYYGGADAEPLRPEDRFSPDGWLRTGDVGVISPDGYLTLTDRAKDVIKSGGEWISSVELENHLMAHPAVAEAAVVAVPDERWGERPLAAVVLGPGAADDGGVTYEELRAFLGERIARWQLPERWTTIEAVPKTSVGKFDKKLIRARYAKGELTITTLG, from the coding sequence GTGTTTGGCATGATGCAGGACACCCCCCTACTGGTCAGTCGCATCCTGCGGCACGGCTCCACCGTGCACGCGAGATCCCGGATCACCACCTGGACCGGCGACGGCCCGCCGCACCGCCGCACCTTCGCCGAGGCGGGGGAGCGTTCCGCGCAGCTCGCCCACGCCCTCGCCGACGAGTTCGGCATCCGGGACGGCGACCGCGTGGCCACCCTCATGTGGAACAACGCGGAGCACCTGGAGGCGTACTTCGCGATCCCCTCCATGGGCGCGGTCCTGCACACCCTCAACCTCCGGCTGCCGCCCGAGCAGCTCACCTTCATCGTCAACCACGCCGCCGACCGGGTCATCCTCGTCAACGGCACGCTGCTCCCGCTCCTCGCGCCCCTCCTCCCCGGCCTGCCCCGGGTCGAGCACGTCGTGGTCGTCGGCCCCGGCGACGCCGCGGCGCTCCGGGACGCCGCGGCCGGCACCGGCGCCGCCGTCCACGAGTACGAGGCGCTGATAGCCGGCCGCGCGACCTCGTACGACTGGCCCGAGCTGGACGAACGGACCGCCGCCGCCCTCTGCTACACCTCCGGCACCACCAGCGACCCCAAGGGCGTCCTTTACACACACCGTTCGATCTACCTGCACTCGATGCAGGTCAACGCGGCGCAGTCGATGGGCCTGACCGACGCCGACACCACGCTCCCGGTCGTGCCGATGTTCCACGTGAACGCCTGGGGCATCCCGCACGCCGTCTTCATGTCCGGCACCGGCCTGCTGATGCCCGACCGCTTCCTCCAGCCCGGCCCGCTCGCCGACATGATCGCCACCGAACGCCCCAGCCACGCCGCCGCCGTGCCCACCATCTGGCAGGGCCTGCTCGCCGAGCTCGCCGCCAATCCGCGCGACATCTCGTCCATGGCCCGCGTCACCATCGGCGGCTCGGCCTGCCCGCCCGCGCTGATGAAGGCGTTCGACGAACGGCACGGCGTCCGCCTCTGCCACGCCTGGGGCATGACGGAGACCTCGCCGCTGGGCACCACGTCCAACCCCCCGCCCGGCCTCACCCCCGAGGAGGAGTGGCCCTACCGGGTCACCCAGGGCCGTTTCCCGGCCGGGGTCGAGGCCCGGCTGACCGGACCGGACGGCTCGTTCCTGCCCTGGGACGGCGTGTCGGCTGGCGAGCTGGAGGTGCGCGGGCCGTGGATCGCCGCCGCGTACTACGGTGGCGCGGACGCCGAGCCGCTGCGCCCCGAAGACCGGTTCAGCCCGGACGGCTGGCTGCGCACCGGCGACGTCGGCGTGATCTCCCCGGACGGCTATCTGACGCTCACCGACCGTGCCAAGGACGTCATCAAGTCCGGCGGCGAGTGGATCTCGTCCGTCGAGCTGGAGAACCATCTGATGGCCCACCCCGCCGTCGCCGAGGCCGCCGTGGTCGCCGTCCCGGACGAGCGGTGGGGCGAACGCCCGCTGGCCGCCGTGGTGCTGGGCCCGGGCGCGGCCGACGACGGCGGCGTCACGTACGAGGAGCTGCGCGCGTTCCTCGGCGAACGGATCGCCCGCTGGCAGCTGCCCGAACGCTGGACCACCATCGAGGCCGTGCCCAAGACGAGCGTCGGCAAGTTCGACAAGAAGCTGATCCGCGCGCGTTACGCCAAGGGCGAACTCACGATCACCACCCTGGGCTAG
- a CDS encoding sigma-70 family RNA polymerase sigma factor codes for MSGLNGGGLNGTGGGLNGTGGGSGTGGGRAREELPEEQLMRALHDQHAAALWSFALQLTGGDRERAEDVAQETLLRAWRHPGVLDQTTRSARTWLFTVARRIVIDGWRSAASRAEISTDAPPELAVPDDTERAVQGWLVADALAELTERHREVLVLCYFHGLSVAEAAARLGVAEGTVKSRTHYALRALRLVLEEKGVTR; via the coding sequence ATGAGCGGCCTGAACGGCGGCGGCCTCAACGGCACGGGCGGCGGCCTCAACGGCACGGGCGGCGGCAGCGGCACAGGCGGCGGCCGGGCGCGGGAAGAGCTCCCGGAGGAGCAGCTGATGCGGGCCCTGCACGACCAACACGCGGCGGCCCTGTGGTCGTTCGCCCTCCAGCTCACCGGCGGTGACCGGGAACGGGCCGAGGACGTCGCGCAGGAGACCCTGCTGCGCGCCTGGCGGCACCCGGGCGTGCTCGACCAGACGACGCGCTCGGCGCGCACCTGGCTGTTCACCGTCGCCCGGCGCATCGTCATCGACGGCTGGCGCTCGGCCGCGTCCCGCGCCGAGATCAGCACCGACGCGCCCCCGGAGCTGGCCGTGCCGGACGACACCGAACGCGCCGTGCAGGGCTGGCTGGTCGCCGACGCACTCGCCGAACTGACCGAGCGCCACCGCGAGGTGCTGGTGCTGTGCTACTTCCACGGGCTGTCGGTGGCTGAGGCCGCCGCCCGCCTCGGCGTCGCGGAGGGCACGGTCAAGTCGCGGACGCACTACGCCCTGCGCGCGCTGCGCCTGGTGCTGGAGGAGAAGGGCGTGACGCGATGA
- a CDS encoding SSI family serine proteinase inhibitor codes for MPYKSLAAVLALAASAALPTAAAADDPGADTHRLEITVTGTGETDGTFELTCLPAGGDHPQAAEACAAIDRAAAPFEPVAADTLCTYVYGGPATATIEGVWQGEPVQAEFSRSDGCEIARWNELVPALPALS; via the coding sequence ATGCCGTACAAGAGCCTCGCCGCCGTTCTCGCCCTCGCCGCGTCGGCCGCCCTGCCGACCGCCGCCGCCGCCGATGATCCGGGCGCCGACACCCACCGTCTGGAGATCACCGTCACCGGCACCGGGGAGACGGACGGCACCTTCGAGCTGACCTGTCTGCCCGCCGGGGGCGACCACCCGCAGGCGGCGGAGGCGTGTGCCGCGATCGACCGGGCAGCCGCGCCGTTCGAGCCGGTCGCCGCGGACACGTTGTGCACCTACGTGTACGGCGGCCCGGCCACCGCCACGATCGAGGGTGTGTGGCAAGGGGAGCCGGTCCAGGCGGAGTTCAGCCGATCGGACGGCTGCGAGATCGCTCGCTGGAACGAGCTCGTGCCCGCGCTGCCCGCGTTGAGCTGA
- a CDS encoding RNA polymerase sigma factor SigF — MSVELGSSKVLDTTGTPHVPAQHAPSSLPHEAPADTDHLDTRTLSRSLFQRLATLEADSPERGYVRDTLIELNLPLVRYAAARFRSRNEPMEDIVQVGTIGLIKAIDRFDCERGVEFPTFAMPTVVGEIKRFFRDTSWSVRVPRRLQELRLALTKASDELSQRLDRSPTVPELAVCLGVSEDEVVDGLAVGNAYTASSLDSPSPEEDGGEGSLADRLGYEDTALEGVEYRESLKPLLARLPARERRIIMLRFFANMTQSQIGEEVGISQMHVSRLLTRTLAQLRDGLTAEE; from the coding sequence ATGTCCGTAGAACTGGGCAGCTCCAAGGTGCTCGACACGACCGGCACGCCGCACGTACCCGCGCAGCACGCACCCTCCTCGTTGCCGCACGAAGCTCCCGCGGACACCGACCACCTCGACACCCGCACGCTCTCGCGCTCCCTCTTCCAGCGGCTGGCCACGCTGGAGGCGGACAGCCCCGAGCGGGGCTATGTGCGGGACACCCTGATCGAGCTCAACCTCCCGCTCGTCCGTTACGCGGCGGCCCGTTTCCGCAGCAGGAACGAGCCGATGGAGGACATCGTCCAAGTCGGCACCATCGGTCTGATCAAGGCCATCGATCGCTTCGACTGCGAACGCGGCGTGGAGTTCCCGACGTTCGCGATGCCGACGGTCGTCGGTGAGATCAAGCGCTTCTTCCGCGACACCTCGTGGTCCGTGCGGGTGCCGCGCCGCCTGCAGGAGCTGCGGCTCGCCCTCACCAAGGCGAGCGATGAGCTGTCCCAGCGGCTCGACCGTTCCCCCACCGTTCCCGAGCTGGCCGTGTGCCTCGGCGTCTCGGAGGACGAGGTCGTGGACGGCCTGGCCGTGGGCAACGCCTACACCGCCAGCTCCCTGGACTCCCCCTCGCCCGAGGAGGACGGCGGCGAAGGCTCGCTGGCCGACCGTCTCGGCTATGAGGACACCGCCCTGGAGGGCGTCGAGTACCGCGAGTCGCTCAAGCCGCTGCTCGCCCGACTGCCCGCCCGCGAGCGACGGATCATCATGCTCCGCTTCTTCGCGAACATGACGCAGTCGCAGATCGGCGAGGAGGTCGGCATCTCGCAGATGCATGTCTCCCGGCTGCTGACCCGCACGCTCGCGCAGCTGCGCGACGGGCTGACCGCCGAGGAGTGA
- a CDS encoding HhH-GPD-type base excision DNA repair protein, translating into MTTLRLAQHEEADELLGRSPLAALVGMLLDQRIPMEWAFTGPWTLATRLGRDDLDAHEIAAYDPEAFAALFAAKPAVHRYPGSMAKRVRALCGHLVDHYDGDAAAVWRDAADGQDLLRRVLALPGFGRQKAQIFVALLGKRLGVTPPGWREAAGPYGEEGSYRSVADITGPESLDRVRATKQEAKRRG; encoded by the coding sequence ATGACCACCCTCCGGCTCGCCCAGCACGAGGAAGCCGACGAGCTGCTCGGCCGCAGCCCGCTGGCCGCGCTCGTCGGCATGCTCCTCGACCAGCGGATCCCGATGGAATGGGCCTTCACCGGCCCCTGGACCCTGGCCACCCGCCTGGGCCGCGACGACCTGGACGCGCACGAGATCGCGGCATACGACCCGGAGGCGTTCGCGGCGCTCTTCGCCGCCAAGCCGGCGGTGCACCGCTACCCCGGCTCGATGGCCAAGCGGGTGCGGGCCCTGTGCGGCCATCTGGTCGACCACTACGACGGCGACGCCGCCGCGGTCTGGCGCGACGCGGCGGACGGGCAGGACCTGCTGCGCCGGGTGCTGGCGCTGCCGGGATTCGGGCGGCAGAAGGCGCAGATCTTCGTGGCGCTGCTGGGCAAGCGGCTCGGCGTCACCCCGCCCGGCTGGCGGGAGGCGGCGGGCCCGTACGGTGAGGAGGGCTCCTACCGCTCGGTGGCCGACATCACCGGCCCCGAGTCGCTGGACCGAGTGCGCGCGACCAAGCAGGAGGCGAAGCGGCGCGGCTAG
- a CDS encoding LLM class F420-dependent oxidoreductase encodes MTTLAKNLAGDLGRVGVWSSALRSEDPARRTEIADAARELDELGYGTIWLGSGPGVRQAVPVLEATSRITVATGILSIWVHEAADAADQFAEVNAAHGGRFVLGLGVSHDALTDRYQRPYSAMRDYLSALDAATTPVPADRRVLAALGPRMLELARDRAGGAHPYLVTVEHTAQARATLGSATVLAPELKVVLDPDLARARATARAYLSYYLVLPNYTNNLLRLGFTEDDFRDGGSDRLLAEVFALGDAEVIRARAEDYLAAGADHLALQVVTDNPIDDIPLPAYRTLADALGLTGHDG; translated from the coding sequence ATGACCACACTCGCGAAGAACCTCGCCGGAGACCTAGGCCGCGTCGGCGTCTGGAGCAGCGCGCTCCGCTCGGAGGACCCGGCGCGGCGGACCGAGATCGCGGACGCCGCCCGGGAGTTGGACGAGCTGGGCTACGGCACGATCTGGCTGGGCAGCGGCCCCGGCGTGCGGCAGGCCGTTCCGGTGCTGGAGGCCACCTCCCGGATCACGGTCGCCACCGGCATCCTGAGCATCTGGGTGCACGAGGCCGCCGACGCGGCCGACCAGTTCGCGGAGGTGAACGCGGCCCACGGCGGGCGCTTCGTGCTCGGCCTCGGCGTCAGCCACGACGCCCTGACCGACCGGTATCAGCGGCCGTACTCGGCGATGCGGGACTACCTGTCGGCCCTGGACGCCGCCACGACCCCCGTCCCGGCGGACCGGCGGGTGCTGGCGGCGCTCGGCCCGAGGATGCTGGAGCTGGCCCGCGACCGGGCGGGCGGCGCGCACCCGTATCTGGTGACCGTCGAGCACACCGCCCAGGCACGCGCCACCCTCGGAAGCGCGACGGTGCTCGCGCCGGAGCTCAAGGTGGTGCTCGACCCGGACCTCGCGCGGGCGCGCGCCACCGCCCGTGCCTACCTGTCGTACTACCTCGTGCTGCCCAACTACACCAACAACCTGCTCCGGCTCGGCTTCACCGAGGACGACTTCCGGGACGGCGGCAGCGACCGGCTGCTGGCCGAGGTGTTCGCGCTGGGCGACGCGGAGGTCATCCGCGCCCGGGCCGAGGACTACCTCGCGGCGGGCGCCGACCACCTGGCGCTCCAGGTGGTCACCGACAACCCGATCGACGACATCCCCCTCCCCGCCTACCGGACGCTGGCCGACGCACTCGGCCTGACCGGCCATGATGGGTGA